GGAACTGCGAGACACCGAGGCTGCCGATGTAGATGCCGAATGGCGAATTGACGAAAATCGGCTTATTGGCCAAAAACGGATTGTTGAAATGAGTGACGACGATCAACAGAACGGAAAGCGCCCGCACCCAGTCCAAATAGAAGAGGCGTGGCTTGCGATGACGTTGTAGTGCGGAGTTGCCAGACGAGGCAGCTGGCGCTGTGACCTGTATCGGCTGGTCTGAAGCGTCAGCTGCTTTTGAGGTATTGGTGAATGCTACTGTTTCGGCTTTTGTGTCGCACATCGTAATATCCTCTGCCTAATACTCCTGTGCTCATCTGTTGGCTGATGAGAAATGAACTGTTCTATTTGTTGACTTGCCTTTTGCGTATCTTTACGAGCGCATCGCCGATGATCGGAGTTCGTCTGATGAGATTTTTGATGACACGAAGCAAGGCAAAACGGAAACGTTTCCCGACATAGATGTTTTTTGTCGTCTTTTCAAGAGTCTCACCTATCCACGGATCCGTGATCGCCCTAGTTATTTGACGCAGCTCGAACGACAGATTGGTGATTTCTATCCGGGCAAACCTGTCGGAGAAGATATATGCGGGGAAATAACCGTTCGACTGTGGTACGTAACAATATGAACGTTCGATGAAATGCAAGAGGGTCTTGTCGATTTTGTTTGGTTCAGGTGGGAAATCAGTATATTTCCAGTTGAGATCGAGCAGGCCTCGCATTGCTTCTGGGCGGAACCAGAACATGGTGCCCAAGGGCGCGACGGCTTCTTTTTTCGAATCGAGTGGGACGTGAATATGCAATGAATTCTGAAGGAATTGCTTGGTTCCTTTGAAATTAGGCCCCCAGGTATGGGTGTAGTTGGGGAAATAATCGGCATGGTTTGGGGGAGTAGGCATGGCGATGCCCAGTCGCGGGTTATCCTCAAAAAGTTTGATGACGTTTTCTACGTATTCTTTTGTCGGCAGCATGTTTTCGAAGCATTTGTAGCGGAACCCGTCACCAATGGATTGCGGGGAGAGCTGCGTGACCTTCTTGTCGTGCATGAAGCAGACGTAGTCGTATTTGAAGAGGTCTTTCCCGCCGCCGATGAGGAAAGCGCTCACATCTCGTCCGCGATTTTTGATAACTCGGACATCGACGTTATAGGGCAGATTGTTTTCAGCGCAGTAATCTCGAACGATTTTTGCGTTCTTTTCGCTGCCGACAGTGAGAATGAGGTCGCTTCCTTCGGGCATCGAACGCGCATACTGCATGGTCTGGTCGAGCAAATCCATGTAATAAAGATGCATGATCAGTGCGATTTTTTTATCTGCCGGAAGTTGGGTACCTTGATTTTGAGGCAACACGAAATCGAGGTGCAGGTTTTTCATCAAATCCGCAAGATTCATAGTGCGCAATGCATTTTGCCAGATGAGATCGGTGTCATAATCGGTATGATCACGCAGATATTCGAAGAGGTCAAAGGCGGCGTTACCTACAGATTGATCCATGGTGTCACTGTAATCATGGAAGAATGAACGCCTCTTGAAAATCGGGCAACGTTTCTCTTCCACTAACTGCTTCGCCGCGAAAGTGATGGGGCCGTATGAGAAGCCTTCAAGGTCGTCGGTATTGACGTAAACATCCCATTTGAAGCCTTTGTCCGCGAAACGTTTGGTGAACAGTGATTCATGCAGGCCCACGGAATCGAAATAGCTTTTGATTTCCGGCAGATTGTCCCAATAATCGCGGAATGCCTTGCTGGTGTGCAGGCTCTTGCGGTACGCATGGAAATGCGATTGGATATGTTCAGGGAGATAGCCATATGGGCTTCTGCCGAAAGGATCGCCATCCACTTTATGGAATTTGGTGATGCCCCAGAAATCAAGGTCGCGCCGGTCCATGGCCTCGAACATTTCCGAGAACGGGTAGACCGGGCCCATGATTGTGGCGTTGAAGAGGCAGATTTCGTCGAATTTCGCGAGTTTGTCCCAGCCGTAGGAATCCATCGCGGTTTTGTAGGCCCAGGCATCGAAGCCTTTGTTGGCACGTACGATGAGCTTGGTGCTGTCTACGAATTTCAGCAGTTTCACACGACTCTCATTGGTGAGCTTGCCGTTGACCACAATAGTGAATTCGGAGAAGAACGGCTTGAATCCATCGAGTAGGGTGAGCACGTAGTCATCCACGATTCCGTCTGCGTCGTAGAAGAAGAAAATTCCGAGGCGATTGACGTTAGATTCCGACAATAACATAAGGCACTGGTTCTTCCTAAAAATATTTCAATAATGATAATGGCTCTACTACTTTACACGTAACCTAAAGAAAACGATATGAGCATCGTTAATCGTTCGTTTATAGCGGCCAGGCAAGTACATCGTAGATGGACGCTGCATGTGCCGGTAGTGTATCAAGGTATAGGACGCGTTTATTTCCATCTCGTCGCCGGGCTCCATTGCGCGAATCTGCCTTGCCACGTGAGGAAACCGAAAATAGACACGATATCGGCAATGATGATTCATCTCACTGAGGTTTGAATGTCGGCTAGTGGGCAGATAGACTGATGGCATACTTTGATTGCTACTGTTGCGGGGGAGGACACAGGTGCGTGCAGGAATGATTGCTGGCCAAGGCGTTTCGCAGGATACAGAGGATGCCGATGACGTTGACGGGCGTGTTTCCCATCGCTGGCAAAATGCACAGTCATTTGAGGCCGGGAGTGCTCAAGAATACGGGATATCCGATTTTCTCGTGTTTCTTAGGCGTTTCCCTGGTGAGACTCTTATCTCTATGCTGTTCCTTTTGCTTGCATTCGGTCAGAAGCTCTTCACCAACAGGTTCTCGATCGATACCCAATCCATGATTCAAAGATCTGATTACCTGTACGAATCGTGGTTCAAGCTTGAACGCTTCGGCTTGGTCTGGATGAAGCGGTTGATCGGCGTTAGTTGGTACAACAATGCTCTGGCTTCGTTCCTTATGGTGGTTCTCTTGGGCGTGGCTGCTGTGGTCTGGGCCTATCTTTTTTATGGGGTCAGCGCGGACAAGCAGACGTTTCATCCGGCATTTTTCATGATTCCTTTCGTGGCCTCGCCGGTTATGGCGGAGCAGCTAGGTTTTCTGCTGCAGGGTCCCGAAATCGACATCTCCATGATGCTTGTTGCCGTTTCCCTGATGTTCCTGGTCAACGGTATGCGTAAAAAATCGTGGTGGCGTTGCGCTCTTTCCATATTCTTCGCGGCTTTCGCGTTCTCTGCCTATGCCGCTATGATCACCATGTTCGTACCTGCGGTCGCCATGATGGTTCTGTTCCAATGCCGTCACCAGAAGAACATGGGCCGTAAGCCATGGGTGTTTATCGGGGTTTCCGCAGTGGTGTGCCTGTTGGCGTACGTAATGTATTTCGGCGTCAATAAAATCGTGATGAAAGCGATGGGTGTCAATGCCAACGCTTACATATCGGATCAATCCAGATGGGGCACCGATTCGTTGCGCACGATAATGAATGCCATTGAGCAACATTTTGCGCAGATGTACAAAGGCCAGGGGATTTACTATTCGTTGTTATTCGCGATTTTGGCCGCGGTGTTTGTCGCTTATGTACTGGTGCTTGCTTTGTGCAGGAAAGTGAGCCCGTTCTATCTGATTATTGCGTTTTTGGTTTATTTATCTCCGATGCTAATGACAGTGATTCTGGGGTCCGGAGCTTTAGTGAGAACTGAAATCTCATACCCATTGGCATTTGCATTTGTGATGCTCTTTATTGGTGACGAGTTGTGTGGTCTAAGGGTGAAAGTCGGCAGCGTGTTCGCTTGCTTATTGGTTTTGGTTGTGGGATTGAACCAAGGGTTTATCACCAACCGTATCTTTTATACCGAGTCGGTGGTCTACGATCAGGATGTTCTGTTGTCTCGTTCGATAGCGGACAGAATCGGCGAATTGGGCGATGGGGAGATACCTCGTGAGCCTGTGGTCTTTGAAGGAAGTCACGCTTCCTCTTGTAATAAGGATTGTTTCAGTACAGATCAGATTGATCTTGTCGGGCGTTCGCTTTTCGACATCACGTTTTCAACCCAGCACGGTACTTGGGTGAAGGACCAGTTCATGGGTGCGCAAGGTTTCCAATACAGCTTTCCGACAGCGAAACAGATCGAAAACGCTGATGCCAAGGCCGAGCATTTGCCGCTCTGGCCCGCCAAAGGCAGCGTTGCGAAAGAGGAAGGCTATATCATCGTCAATTTCTGAGGCAACCCGAACGTTTCCTCTTCCTCCGGACTCAGGGAGTTCAGGCGGGGACTGATGGCGACTTATGGGAGCTTCGACCCGAATAATCAGTCTTTAAGGAAATCGGTATCTTTCAGATACCCCTTTCCGGCAGTCATATCGTACTGTATCAGTTGATAGTCGTGGAGCAGTTTCGCCGAGGATGCATTGAGCGAATCAGGAGCCATCACCGCCCCGTTTGCATCCAGATAGACAGGTTGGTCGTCGTTATTTCCTCCTGATGCTGCCGGGCCGGTCGCCGCGATGCTCTGGTGCATCAGCGTCAGGAATGCCAGATAGGGGCTGACTTTCGCATTCAAGTGCTCGGCGAGTTGGGCCGGGAAATAGTTCGGGGAAGTGATTTTGGCGTCGGTGTCCGGCAGTTTGGTGTTGGCGCTCGCGGAAGCGGCGTTCGACCAGATGAAATAGTCCGTCTGATGCAGGGCCAGCGTGTTTGCGGGGTCGGCATAGGCCGTGTCATAGATGCCGGGCAGGTGGTCTCCATACCACAACACGGTGATGGGTTTGTCGATTGCATTGAGGGAATCCAAGAAGCTCTGCGTTGCCGAATCGGTGTAGTCGACACCTTTGACGTAGGTATCGATGGAGCTTTTTTCGTCCTGATCAAGATTGGCGGTGCTGGTGTTCTCGTTGGCGAATTGGTTGTCTGCATACCAATTGCTATACGGGGAATGGTTCTGGATGGTGACCACTTGCAGGAACTGTTGGGAATCAGGACTGATTCTTTTCAGGGTCTCATCGTATAACGATTCGTCGGAAGCGTATGGGGCGCTGTCTATGGCTTTGACGTCTTTGAGCGTGTTCGGTCCGTCGGCGGCATAGAATTTCGAGAACTTGTATTTCTTCGGATAAATGGTGTTTCTGAAGTACATTTCTCCCGAATAGCCATGCAAGGCTATGGAACTCTTCGGCCCGTGGGCTTGGTTCCAGAGCTGATTGAGGCTTGGGGTCCAGCGTTGTCTGGGAACCAGCTGCTGGTAAGCGCTCGAGAATGAGGGATCGAAATTCGCCATACTCAAACCGGTGAACGCCTGGTACTCCATATTGGCGGTTCCTCCGCCGTAACCTGCGGAAAGCATCAGGCCGGAAGTGGTCGTGCTTTCCAGTTGGCGGATATTGGGCATCGGATCTTCGCTATACGAAATTCCGGGAACACGTAACGGATCCGAGAACGACTCCGAAAGGACCATGATGACGGTGTTGTCGGTAAGGTTTTGAGAGCGTTGTGTATTGATTTGCTGGGCCTGATCGCTGTATCTCTTCACCAGATCGGTCATGGTCGCCTTGCTGTAACCGCGGGGTCGCTCCATGACTTTCGTGTGCAGTAAACGCAGGAAGGTGATGGCTGGCCCATTAGTGTACGCATCGGTTATCTCGCCGCTGGGAACAGGGAAATCCGACAGGCGGTGCGCGAACCGTTGCGGCAGTGAGCCTTCGGTGCCGAGGCCGAAGGAAAAACCGAGCAGCAGGCACAATGAAATCAGAACGGAGACGAGGCGAGCCAGATTATGCCTGATGACGTTCTTCGAGGCAGTAGGGTGCCTCCACGAAGTTTCGATAATTCCTTTTCGCTTGTCTGCAAACTGCACAAGCACGCATACGGCAATGAGCAGTACGAGCCATAAGACCCCTTTGACCACCAGCGGCTTTTGATTTTCTGGAACAAAAGAAAGCAGTTTTCCGCCGGTGCCGCCCGCGATAAAATGTAGATCCGAGGGGACGACGGATTCATTGCGTAGGGGGACCTTGATTTTGTTTGCGACGCTGAATACGAGTGCGGTGACCGTGAATATCGCGCTCGCGATCCAGAACCTGTTGATCAGCAGGATCAGAACAAGGTAGGCGAGCCCGAGAACCAGAATGTTGAGGATGAACTGGTATTTGCCGAACAGCCACATTTTTGTCACAAAGAACGTCAGCTGGCCTTTGACGCTTTGATAGCCTGCGAGCGTTTGGTCCTGATTCGGTACTTTAGGCTCGACAAGTACGCTCCACTCAAGCATGAGGGTCGTGAATATGGTGATGGCGATGAAAACCAGTATGTAGACGATCGGATGGAATTTGATGCGTTTGTCCCATAGCCGTTTCGCCGCATCGGGGAGGTGAAATTTTGGAGTGCGCTCCACGGGGACGCTGCTCTTTTTATGTGCGGGAAAGTGGTGAATGGCAGACGTTACATGGTCCGGCTCGTCCTCTGTGTGCGGACGAGGAGGAATCACGTTCGGTGTGGCATTCTTCATAGCGTTCATGATATCAGTCAGCGAAAACGATACTATCTGTTTTGTTGGATACCGATAGAACGGTTTGCCTAACGTTGGTGGTGCTTCGTCCGGGATGGGGAAAGCGTGCTTGTAAGACCTAGCCCGGCCGATCCGAGCCGGGCTGGCTTCGGTGCTGTGGTTTTCAATGGAAAACGTTGCTGCCGCGCGAGATGAAAATTCACCGGTTGCAAGGCGTTTCCGCTATTGTTCCCGTTCGTCCGTCTTGTCGTCGGGACGGATGAGTTCCTCTTCGATCAGATAGTTCGGGCGGTTTTTCGTCTGGGTGAATATTCTTCCCAGATATTCCCCGATAATACCCAAGCTCAGCAGTTGGATGCCGCCCAATATGAGTACGACGATAAGGGTTGAGGCGTAACCCGGGACGTCTATGCCGGTCGAAAGCGTGCGTATGAATACGACAATCGCATAGATGATGGCGAGAAGCGAGGTGATGCAGCCGCACCATGTCGCGATTTTCAGAGGGGCCGTTGTGAAACTGGTAATCCCGTCCATAGCCAAATGCACGAGCTGGAAATAGTTCCATTTCGTCTTGCCCTGCTTGCGTTCGTCGCGGTCGTAAAGGAATTCTATTTTCTTGAACCCGATCCAGCTGAACAGCGCCTTGGAATTGCGTTCGGATTCGTCAAGC
The window above is part of the Bifidobacterium sp. ESL0704 genome. Proteins encoded here:
- a CDS encoding glucosyltransferase domain-containing protein — its product is MRAGMIAGQGVSQDTEDADDVDGRVSHRWQNAQSFEAGSAQEYGISDFLVFLRRFPGETLISMLFLLLAFGQKLFTNRFSIDTQSMIQRSDYLYESWFKLERFGLVWMKRLIGVSWYNNALASFLMVVLLGVAAVVWAYLFYGVSADKQTFHPAFFMIPFVASPVMAEQLGFLLQGPEIDISMMLVAVSLMFLVNGMRKKSWWRCALSIFFAAFAFSAYAAMITMFVPAVAMMVLFQCRHQKNMGRKPWVFIGVSAVVCLLAYVMYFGVNKIVMKAMGVNANAYISDQSRWGTDSLRTIMNAIEQHFAQMYKGQGIYYSLLFAILAAVFVAYVLVLALCRKVSPFYLIIAFLVYLSPMLMTVILGSGALVRTEISYPLAFAFVMLFIGDELCGLRVKVGSVFACLLVLVVGLNQGFITNRIFYTESVVYDQDVLLSRSIADRIGELGDGEIPREPVVFEGSHASSCNKDCFSTDQIDLVGRSLFDITFSTQHGTWVKDQFMGAQGFQYSFPTAKQIENADAKAEHLPLWPAKGSVAKEEGYIIVNF
- a CDS encoding LTA synthase family protein, encoding MKNATPNVIPPRPHTEDEPDHVTSAIHHFPAHKKSSVPVERTPKFHLPDAAKRLWDKRIKFHPIVYILVFIAITIFTTLMLEWSVLVEPKVPNQDQTLAGYQSVKGQLTFFVTKMWLFGKYQFILNILVLGLAYLVLILLINRFWIASAIFTVTALVFSVANKIKVPLRNESVVPSDLHFIAGGTGGKLLSFVPENQKPLVVKGVLWLVLLIAVCVLVQFADKRKGIIETSWRHPTASKNVIRHNLARLVSVLISLCLLLGFSFGLGTEGSLPQRFAHRLSDFPVPSGEITDAYTNGPAITFLRLLHTKVMERPRGYSKATMTDLVKRYSDQAQQINTQRSQNLTDNTVIMVLSESFSDPLRVPGISYSEDPMPNIRQLESTTTSGLMLSAGYGGGTANMEYQAFTGLSMANFDPSFSSAYQQLVPRQRWTPSLNQLWNQAHGPKSSIALHGYSGEMYFRNTIYPKKYKFSKFYAADGPNTLKDVKAIDSAPYASDESLYDETLKRISPDSQQFLQVVTIQNHSPYSNWYADNQFANENTSTANLDQDEKSSIDTYVKGVDYTDSATQSFLDSLNAIDKPITVLWYGDHLPGIYDTAYADPANTLALHQTDYFIWSNAASASANTKLPDTDAKITSPNYFPAQLAEHLNAKVSPYLAFLTLMHQSIAATGPAASGGNNDDQPVYLDANGAVMAPDSLNASSAKLLHDYQLIQYDMTAGKGYLKDTDFLKD
- a CDS encoding rhamnan synthesis F family protein; this translates as MLLSESNVNRLGIFFFYDADGIVDDYVLTLLDGFKPFFSEFTIVVNGKLTNESRVKLLKFVDSTKLIVRANKGFDAWAYKTAMDSYGWDKLAKFDEICLFNATIMGPVYPFSEMFEAMDRRDLDFWGITKFHKVDGDPFGRSPYGYLPEHIQSHFHAYRKSLHTSKAFRDYWDNLPEIKSYFDSVGLHESLFTKRFADKGFKWDVYVNTDDLEGFSYGPITFAAKQLVEEKRCPIFKRRSFFHDYSDTMDQSVGNAAFDLFEYLRDHTDYDTDLIWQNALRTMNLADLMKNLHLDFVLPQNQGTQLPADKKIALIMHLYYMDLLDQTMQYARSMPEGSDLILTVGSEKNAKIVRDYCAENNLPYNVDVRVIKNRGRDVSAFLIGGGKDLFKYDYVCFMHDKKVTQLSPQSIGDGFRYKCFENMLPTKEYVENVIKLFEDNPRLGIAMPTPPNHADYFPNYTHTWGPNFKGTKQFLQNSLHIHVPLDSKKEAVAPLGTMFWFRPEAMRGLLDLNWKYTDFPPEPNKIDKTLLHFIERSYCYVPQSNGYFPAYIFSDRFARIEITNLSFELRQITRAITDPWIGETLEKTTKNIYVGKRFRFALLRVIKNLIRRTPIIGDALVKIRKRQVNK